From the Lycorma delicatula isolate Av1 chromosome 4, ASM4794821v1, whole genome shotgun sequence genome, the window ttgaaatatttaataatcgatttacatatatatataagatcgATTACTTATTACGATGatcatttaattgaattaatgtcCTGAATCGAAGGAAGttatcaatttttacaatttaaattactggatgaatatgtaaaaatataaaaaacataccaGTATTGTATCGATACATATCGATATATTgattcatatataatatatgtacatattgaTATATCGATCTAAAATAGTATTGATAGGTATCGGTATATCGAAACATATAATATCAATACATATTGATATTACATTCGTAAATGGTATCGATAAATATCGATATATCAATACATATATAGTATCTGTACTTATCGATATATCGACACAATCGATACATATATAATATCGATACATATTGATATGACTTCGGTATTGATATCGATATATAATATCGACATAAATCGATATATCGATTTTGGTTAAAAAGGGAAAGGTTATCgttcgaaaatttaaaaaaataactaaaagcgagaaaaaataatatttattaaaggaacAGTTGTTATTTACTTaccgtaatttaaatttaacaccatttaaaaataaaatcatttaacgtAATCCAACTGGtattacctgaaacaaaaaaataaataaataaataaaattaggtcatttaaatttattaaaaaaaaatgaattaaaatttttaaatcgtaatttaaaagtatttaaatggctggcgtttttatttatttgtgcacatatttttattgaatgaaatgCTACAATCTAgtggaaaaaaattgaactaacaactaTTAATATTTACCATCCGCATAGCATACACATATGCACACTgtgagagacagagagagcgcgagagagagacagagacagagagtgagagtgagagagggtgagagagagagttAGGGAAACAGAGAAAGAGCAAGTGGGAGAGTGGCAGAGAGTCACTATTTCAGTCGAAACATAACAGCCACACAAACACACggatacacacatacacacaaacagagagagagaaagagtgagagagaaagtcACTGTTTCAGCCGAAATATAACCacatacccacacacacacacacacacacacacacacacacgcgcgcgcgcgcgcacacacacacacacacacacatagagatagagagagagagagagagacagtcaCTGTTTCAGCCGAAATATaaccacatacacacacacacacacacacaaaccaaaatcgatatttttattgaaatcaaaaaACCGAAATATTACGCGTTCactatacttcttttacttcgtgtaaggtaataaaaatactttatttatatatttctcttatatatcgatatatcgatatataataatggCTTAACAAATggtcaaaatcaatatttttattgaattcagaaaacctaaatttttcgctatcaaAATACTTCTATTACTTcgtattaggaaaaataaatatatattatttatatatttcgcatatttATCGATATATCGATATGAAATAATGGATTCAGAAATTGTCATTAGGGATATTCCTAtcgaaatcagaaaaccgaaattttccgctaTCAAAATACTTCTATTACTtcgtataagaaaaaataaatatatattatttatatttcgcaTATTTATCGATATATCGATATGGTATAATGGATTTAGAAattatcaaaattgatatttttattgaaatccaaaAACCGAAATATTATGCGTTCactatacttcttttacttcgtataaggtaataaaaatactttatttatatatttctcttatatatcgatatatcgataTGAAATAATGGATTCAGAAATTGTCATTAGGGATATTCCTAtcgaaatcagaaaaccgaaattttccgctaTCAAAATACTTCTATTACTtcgtataagaaaaaataaatatatattatttatatttcgcaTATTTATCGATATATCGATACGGTATAATGGATTTAGAAATtatcaaaatcgatatttttattgaaatcaaaacaCCGAAATATTACGCGTTCagaatacttcttttacttcgtataagataataaaaatactttatttatatattcgcATATATATCGACATATCGATATGAAATAATGGATACAGAAATTGTCAAAAGGGATATTCCTATcgaaataaaaaaaccgaaattttccgctaTCAAAATACTTCtattacttcgtataaggaaaaataaataatattatttatatatttcgcatatttATCGATATATCGATATGTAATAATagattcaaaaattatcaaaatcgatatttttattgaaatccaaaAACCGAAATATTATGCGTTCactatacttcttttacttcgtataaggtaataaaaacactttatttatatatttctcttatatatcgatatatcgataTGATATAATGGATTCAGAAATTGTCAAAAGGGATATTCCTAtcgaaatcagaaaaccgaaatttttcgctatcaaaATACTTCtattacttcgtataaggaaaaataaatatatattattcatatatttcgtatatatatcgatatgtaaTAATGGATTCAGAAATtatcaaaatcgatatttcaattgaaatcaaAAAACCGAAATATTACGCGTTCactatacttcttttacttcgtataaggtaaaattaaatatatggtatttatataattcgtatatatatcgatatatatgtgatatatcgatatgaaataatggaatcagaaatggtcaaaatggatgtttctcTTGAAACcagaaaaccgaaatatttcgcgatcacaatacttcttttacttagtataaggaaataaaaataatttatttatatatttcgttttatatatcgatatttatgtgatatattgatatgtaataatgaattcagaaattatcaaaatcgttattttcgttgaaatcagAATATCATTTATCCCCTTTACGGgggtaaattgaaatttttccccCCCGGTACACCACAGTAACCCTTCCCATACACTTCACTTAACACCTTCCGTACCGGGGGATGTACAAGGGAGGGGGAgacaaaagaaataattgaataatatattctcCTCTAACCttagtaactgtaaaaaaatttattaatagacattatcaggaattaaaaaaaacaaaaacatacacaTTAAATAGAAgggaaatctatttatttaacaaaagaaaatggtttttctttttacaaaatttacaaaataatacaataatttttctttgaatatatatatatataatatatttataaaatatatcggGCAAACTGGCAGTAAATTTATAgttgaaaattgtatattttaataaaaagtttgtgGTCAATTTgtgatttttccattatttttaatgatttaaatatcgttgaatttcatttacaaaacctTAGCTGTGTATGGGTATGCTCCATAAGCGGTTGAAGAATATGGGTATGCTCCGTATGCTGATGATGCATACGGGTATGCACCGAAAGCGGCTGAAGAATATGGGTATGCACCATAAGCTGATGATGCATACGGGTATGCACCGAAAGCGGCTGAAGAATATGGGTATGCACCATAAGCTGATGATGCATACGGGTATGCACCATAAACGGCTGAAGAATGTGGGTATGCTCCATATGCTGCAGAAGATGAGACGTATGGATAAGAACCATAACTAGAATATCCATTATATGGGTATGCATCATATGCACCGCTATAGTAACTTCCGTATCCGCTTGCGTAGGATGGGTAACCAGCGTAACCGGAATATGGAGCGATTCCATAacctgtaacaaaacaaaaaaataaataaatttatatatatacatatatatatatatatatatatatatatatatatatatatatatatatatagaaaataaatattttgtatataaaattttaaatcgatctatctgGAATTCAGAATTACCAGTCTCGAGACAGTTCCGTTAattcaacataaatattaatataataaaactattaaatatacgTTTTACTATGAAATCgcatagtattaatattttttaaatattaattaatatttttaaatatatatatataaaattcgcatcagggagagagagagagagagagagagagagagagagagagagagagagagagagagagagagagagagagagagagagtgagagagagagagtaagagagagagtgatagagagtGTCACTATTTCAGTAAAAACATAACACCCaaactcacacactcacacacaaagAAGGAGAGAGAGAGACTATTTCAGTACAAAtacatcacacacacacagagtgagagagagagagtgagagagagaaactATTTCAATACAAatacatcacacacacacaaacacgcacacacacatacgcagAGAGAGGGAGAGTTACTATTTCAGTCAaaacataacacacacacacacacacagagtaagagggagagagtgagaaagagaaacTATTTGTGTACAAATACatcacacatacatatatatatatatatatatatatatatatatatatatatacatatatatatatatacatatatatatatatacgcagaGAGAGGGATTTCAGTCAaaacataacacacacacacacacacacatacgcagaaagagagagagagagagacagagaaagTGAAAGATAGAGAGTCAGTATTTCAGTCGAAAcataacacacacatacacacacac encodes:
- the LOC142322999 gene encoding uncharacterized protein LOC142322999, encoding MAAFKVLILFSVIAACLAEQKSAPAEGSAQRTKKGIYGAGYGIAPYSGYAGYPSYASGYGSYYSGAYDAYPYNGYSSYGSYPYVSSSAAYGAYPHSSAVYGAYPYASSAYGAYPYSSAAFGAYPYASSAYGAYPYSSAAFGAYPYASSAYGAYPYSSTAYGAYPYTAKVL